In one Heteronotia binoei isolate CCM8104 ecotype False Entrance Well chromosome 1, APGP_CSIRO_Hbin_v1, whole genome shotgun sequence genomic region, the following are encoded:
- the ESCO2 gene encoding N-acetyltransferase ESCO2: MFLISRHFTEDMANVTPRKRKYSSSTSDCWQLVYGNPVKKLMLEFTEDQSMVKMPAGHCVASLRKQTPDFQDNDKENHHLLQRSTKSQNLDSSPLQTASVPGRILREFQQRASPLSETTHSSIVSSSSFYSKGKPYLSILERKLANESLPLGARKDEGNLPIANKTEIAQVKIMPAMKTNSKTSKRSVASRQAKTLSRNAKKAKTDRIPAKPVQQKENVNSVVEKKMETPSRILSMKFKPVLKLQTGAAFFNTGKKRSFGSKKELSSPSSQHSVNKSVMKEKQVRVQACTEPHLSTKSKAVEVGRKRNQIYEAQNQEKQDHMEDSGTLSSNASQDMKTVCELNLLQKTEVCQLPHSDCSNTIDQKAIDMEVSKEISEGPSKNRDEYENASSSRIPTEITKSSSAANPFLSIPSSNRKRLPVLPDEQTALMEHSPVVQKVPAILKTSKKAKELRKDLKDQMVIDAGQKHFGATVCKACGMVYSAANPEDETQHVQYHQRFLEGIKYVGWKNERVVAEFWDGKIILVRHGDPKYATKKVEEVRELVDNELGFKQVTLASPTQTQTYLFISFNKIVGCLIAEPVRQAFRVLSEPAESPTKNSLEHHRAWCCSTKPEKVVCGVSRIWVFSLMRRKGIARHLVDAVRHTFVFGSCLSTDEIAFSDPTPDGKLFAAKYCQTPNFLVYNFLN, from the exons ATGTTTCTGATTTCTAGGCACTTTACTGAAGACATGGCAAACGTTActccaagaaaaagaaaatacagtTCTTCTACTTCTGATTG CTGGCAGTTAGTATATGGAAATCCAGTAAAAAAACTGATGCTGGAGTTCACTGAGGATCAGTCCATGGTGAAGATGCCTGCAGGTCACTGTGTTGCATCTCTGAGAAAGCAAACTCCTGACTTTCAAGATAATGATAAAGAGAACCACCATTTGCTCCAGAGGTCAACCAAATCACAGAATTTGGATTCATCTCCACTACAGACAGCCAGTGTGCCAGGGAGAATACTAAGGGAGTTCCAGCAGAGAGCATCCCCTCTATCTGAGACTACACACAGTTCCATTGTATCCTCCAGCTCCTTTTATAGCAAAGGGAAACCATATCTCAGTATACTGGAGAGAAAGCTGGCCAATGAAAGCCTTCCTCTTGGTGCAAGAAAAGATGAAGGCAACTTACCTATTGCCAACAAGACAGAGATAGCCCAGGTGAAAATaatgccagccatgaaaaccaaCTCAAAAACATCTAAGCGCTCAGTAGCTTCAAGGCAGGCCAAGACTTTGTCAAGAAATGCcaaaaaggctaaaacagacagaATCCCAGCAAAGCCTGTTCAACAGAAAGAAAATGTTAATTCTGTTGTTGAAAAGAAAATGGAAACTCCTTCCAGAATCTTAAGCATGAAGTTCAAACCCGTGCTGAAACTCCAAACAGGTGCAGCATTCTTCAACACTGGGAAGAAGAGGTCCTTTGGCTCTAAGAAGGAGCTTTCCTCTCCATCATCTCAGCACTCTGTCAACAAGTCTGTGATGAAGGAGAAGCAGGTCAGAGTCCAAGCCTGTACAGAACCCCATTTGTCCACCAAAAGCAAAGCTGTTGAGGTTGGCAGAAAAAGAAACCAAATCTATGAGGCCCAAAATCAGGAGAAACAAGACCATATGGAAGATAGTGGGACACTGTCCTCTAACGCAAGCCAAGATATgaagacagtatgtgaactgaaCCTTTTGCAGAAAACTGAGGTCTGCCAGCTTCCTCACTCTGATTGCTCAAACACCATAGATCAAAAGGCAATTGATATGGAG GTCTCTAAAGAGATCTCAGAAGGACCATCCAAAAACAGGGATGAGTATGAGAATGCTTCTTCCAGTAGGATTCCCACTGAGATTACTAAGT catcctctgcgGCAAATCCTTTTTTGAGTATACCTTCTAGCAACAGAAAAAG gctgccagttctcccagatgagcaGACTGCACTCATGGAGCACAGTCCTGTTGTGCAGAAAGTTCCTGCCATACTGAAAACCAGCAAAAAGGCAAAGGAATTGCGCAAAGACTTAAAAGATCAGATGGTCATT GATGCTGGTCAGAAACATTTTGGTGCCACTGTTTGCAAAGCATGTGGCATGGTTTACTCAGCTGCCAACCCAGAGGATGAAACACAGCATGTACAGTACCACCAGAGGTTCCTTGAGGGAATAAAATACGTG GGCTGGAAGAATGAACGCGTAGTTGCAGAATTCTGGGATGGGAAAATTATCTTGGTCCGGCACGGTGATCCAAAATATGCCACCAAAAAA GTGGAAGAGGTACGGGAGCTAGTCGATAATGAACTTGGGTTTAAACAGGTGACTCTGGCCTCTCCAACTCAGACTCAAACATACCTGTTTATATCATTTAACAAGATAGTTGGCTGTTTAATAGCTGAACCAGTCAGGCAG GCTTTTCGAGTGCTTTCTGAGCCAGCAGAATCTCCCACTAAGAACAGCCTGGAGCATCATCGTGCCTGGTGctgctcaacaaagccagaaaaAGTGGTCTGTGGGGTCAGTAGAATCTGGGTGTTTAGCCTGATGCGGAGAAAGGGCATTGCCAGACACTTGGTAGATGCTGTCAG GCATACATTTGTATTTGGCTCTTGCCTAAGCACCGATGAAATCGCCTTTTCAGATCCCACACCAGATGGCAAGTTGTTTGCAGCCAAATATTGCCAAACCCCTAACTTCCTTGTTTATAATTTTCTTAATTAG